One genomic segment of Vibrio agarivorans includes these proteins:
- a CDS encoding DASH family cryptochrome — MKRIALYCFTQDLRIEDNLQLQRALSECDSLLFVYIHASQTHFHQHFSPHQREGEHKRAFRQQSLQHLKASVGEFGHVLHQFVGQRSRIITQLLSLNEAITDVYLCTGADWDLLRLKEYVENRHSNIAVHSVCSNALFNQSDLPFEIELLPSSFSSFRKIVEKIPILRPLESPTLNDVEPYVCNIQGIEPFSDSNESANLIFSGGESSGADHLKAYFETNKASSYKETRNHFDEWQHSTVFSLWLAWGCITPRQIVSALKQYEHENGQNDSTYWILFELLWREYFRLYAEKHGAKLFAFDGIQQKRPLTTFYAEQYRAWCAGRTGYDVVDACMRQLNQTGMMSNRGRQLVASCFVHELGLDWRYGAAYFEAMLIDYDVSSNWGNWQYLAGVGADPRGHRKFDLEKQTQWYDPNREFIKRWVEA; from the coding sequence TTGAAACGTATCGCTTTGTATTGCTTTACTCAAGACCTGCGCATTGAAGATAACTTGCAACTACAACGAGCGTTGAGTGAGTGTGATAGTCTGCTTTTTGTCTATATTCATGCTTCTCAAACGCACTTTCATCAGCACTTCTCCCCTCATCAACGGGAGGGAGAACACAAGCGCGCTTTTCGCCAACAGTCTTTGCAACACCTAAAAGCATCTGTCGGTGAATTTGGGCATGTTCTGCACCAGTTTGTTGGTCAACGCAGCAGAATCATCACTCAGCTTCTCTCATTAAACGAGGCCATTACTGACGTTTATCTGTGTACGGGTGCCGATTGGGATTTACTTCGTTTAAAAGAGTATGTCGAGAATAGACACTCTAACATCGCAGTTCACAGTGTGTGTAGCAATGCACTATTTAATCAGTCTGACCTACCTTTCGAGATTGAACTATTGCCGAGTAGTTTTTCGTCGTTTCGAAAAATAGTTGAAAAGATACCAATTTTACGACCTCTAGAGTCGCCAACACTCAATGATGTAGAGCCTTATGTTTGCAATATTCAAGGCATTGAGCCGTTTAGCGATAGCAACGAGAGTGCAAACCTGATTTTTTCAGGCGGTGAGTCATCAGGTGCTGACCATTTAAAAGCATACTTTGAAACTAACAAAGCATCCTCTTACAAAGAGACACGGAATCACTTTGATGAGTGGCAACATTCAACGGTATTTTCGTTATGGCTAGCATGGGGTTGTATTACGCCACGACAAATCGTTTCAGCGCTCAAACAGTATGAGCATGAAAATGGACAAAACGACTCTACTTATTGGATCTTGTTCGAGCTACTGTGGCGCGAGTATTTTCGCCTCTATGCTGAAAAACACGGCGCTAAGTTGTTTGCTTTTGATGGTATTCAACAAAAGCGCCCCCTTACTACGTTTTATGCTGAACAGTATCGTGCGTGGTGTGCGGGCCGTACCGGCTATGATGTGGTGGACGCGTGTATGCGTCAGCTAAATCAAACAGGCATGATGTCGAATAGAGGACGTCAGTTAGTGGCTAGCTGTTTCGTGCATGAACTCGGCTTAGACTGGCGTTATGGCGCGGCTTACTTTGAAGCGATGCTCATTGACTATGATGTCTCTTCAAACTGGGGCAATTGGCAATATCTCGCGGGGGTAGGGGCTGACCCTAGAGGTCATCGCAAGTTTGATTTAGAAAAACAAACCCAATGGTACGACCCAAACAGAGAGTTCATAAAGAGATGGGTGGAAGCGTAA
- a CDS encoding cryptochrome/photolyase family protein — translation MTKIRDIKAYTHIKFILGDQLNSQHSWYQQQDDTVLFVIAELKQEQAYVHHHAQKQVAFFAAMKAFADGLIEEGHQVLHLTLDDTHTYAVLPELLDAICKQTGASYLHYQRPDEYRLLAQLRQLTLTDVAKIEADTEHFMCDFDGLLKQFPSNKAVRLESFYRRMRKQHQILLEQDGEPVGGKWNYDVENRKKLKKTDIDAVPEPLVFANDVSDIVSRLKSHNVLGFGHVDDHLLWPINRNQSLNILANFCQICLPLFGTFQDAMTQNTPNQWSLYHSRLSFSLNSKMLSPREVFDAVLAVYQRAPSRELLAQVEGFVRQILGWREYVRGMYWANMPNYECKNHLNHTNSLPSYFWDGHCKMSCVKHAIDQSLEYAYAHHIQRLMITGNFSLLAEIDPKAVHEWYLGIYIDAIEWVELPNTIGMALYADGGLIASKPYVSSGAYINRMSDYCKGCHYNIKQRSGDGACPFNALYWRFMVKYRDTLTRNPRMNMVFRNWDNLAPQEQQNTLQTAETYLQNLEDL, via the coding sequence ATGACCAAAATACGTGATATTAAGGCTTACACTCACATTAAATTCATATTGGGCGACCAACTCAATAGCCAGCACTCTTGGTATCAACAACAGGATGACACCGTTTTATTTGTTATCGCTGAACTAAAACAAGAGCAAGCTTATGTTCATCATCACGCTCAAAAACAAGTGGCATTCTTCGCAGCAATGAAGGCATTTGCTGACGGGCTCATTGAAGAAGGGCATCAGGTATTGCATCTCACCTTAGATGACACTCATACATATGCTGTGTTGCCTGAATTGCTAGATGCTATTTGCAAGCAAACGGGCGCGTCATACCTTCATTATCAACGTCCAGATGAATACCGTTTATTAGCGCAGTTGCGTCAGCTTACATTGACTGATGTGGCAAAAATCGAAGCGGACACCGAGCACTTCATGTGCGATTTTGATGGGTTACTAAAGCAATTTCCGAGCAACAAAGCTGTCCGATTAGAGAGTTTTTATCGCCGAATGCGCAAGCAGCATCAGATTCTATTGGAGCAAGATGGAGAACCAGTGGGAGGTAAGTGGAACTATGATGTTGAGAATCGGAAAAAGCTCAAAAAAACCGACATTGATGCCGTTCCTGAACCGCTTGTTTTTGCCAATGACGTTAGTGACATTGTTTCGCGCTTGAAGAGTCATAACGTTCTTGGTTTTGGACATGTTGATGATCATCTTTTGTGGCCGATAAATCGCAATCAATCACTGAATATACTGGCGAACTTTTGCCAAATTTGCTTACCCTTATTCGGCACCTTTCAAGATGCAATGACACAGAATACACCCAACCAATGGAGCCTCTACCATAGCCGACTTTCGTTTTCTTTAAACAGTAAAATGCTTTCTCCAAGAGAGGTGTTCGATGCTGTGCTCGCGGTTTATCAAAGAGCTCCAAGCCGTGAGCTACTCGCGCAAGTAGAGGGGTTTGTACGTCAAATCCTAGGCTGGCGAGAGTATGTCAGAGGGATGTACTGGGCTAACATGCCCAATTATGAGTGTAAAAATCACTTAAACCACACAAACTCATTGCCGAGTTATTTTTGGGACGGCCATTGCAAAATGAGTTGTGTAAAACACGCGATTGATCAATCGTTGGAATATGCTTACGCGCATCATATACAACGGTTGATGATAACGGGTAATTTCAGTTTATTAGCAGAAATCGATCCGAAAGCAGTGCATGAGTGGTATTTGGGGATCTATATCGATGCGATAGAGTGGGTCGAACTCCCCAATACCATCGGGATGGCGCTTTATGCCGATGGTGGTTTAATTGCTTCAAAGCCTTATGTTTCGTCGGGGGCCTACATCAATAGAATGAGTGATTACTGTAAAGGTTGTCACTACAACATTAAGCAACGCAGCGGTGATGGGGCTTGCCCATTCAATGCGCTCTACTGGCGCTTCATGGTTAAGTATCGTGATACCCTCACCAGAAACCCACGAATGAATATGGTATTTCGTAACTGGGATAACTTAGCGCCCCAAGAGCAACAAAACACGCTTCAAACTGCAGAGACATACTTGCAAAACTTAGAGGATTTGTAG
- a CDS encoding DUF2256 domain-containing protein, protein MTHKKLNLPQKTCPVCQRPFTWRKKWRLNWDTVIYCSKRCASAR, encoded by the coding sequence ATGACTCACAAGAAACTCAATCTACCCCAAAAAACCTGTCCGGTTTGCCAAAGGCCTTTTACGTGGCGTAAAAAATGGCGGTTGAACTGGGACACGGTTATCTATTGCTCTAAACGCTGCGCGAGTGCTCGATAG
- a CDS encoding chemotaxis protein yields MAKVESKANQSQGMLMFTLNMQKQLFAIGTLKVREIVPYMPTTQIPYSHHHVVGTVTIRGKTIPVIDMPAAIGFRPIQPDEYESTYLIVTDCLRTVVAFMVRSIEKIIECNWRSIEPAPESAGKNVFVTGIARFEDHIVQMLDVELLLSKIYPQYESASIPIVTDVERERLKQMNILLVDDSTIARKQLSDALDSINISYQMSHNGMDALERMRKAAADGQAFDLLVSDIEMPGLDGYELAFEVQNDKALNHCYRILHTSLSSEISVDRAHQVGAHDALEKFNAAELVKAMLIGAKTINDQMMA; encoded by the coding sequence ATGGCAAAAGTAGAAAGCAAAGCGAATCAGTCGCAAGGTATGTTGATGTTTACCTTGAACATGCAAAAACAGCTGTTCGCTATCGGTACACTCAAAGTACGAGAAATTGTACCCTATATGCCAACCACTCAGATTCCCTACTCCCATCACCATGTAGTTGGTACAGTGACCATTCGCGGTAAGACAATACCTGTCATTGATATGCCTGCGGCTATTGGATTTCGTCCTATCCAGCCAGACGAGTATGAATCGACTTATCTGATCGTCACGGATTGCTTACGTACCGTTGTTGCGTTTATGGTGCGCTCGATAGAAAAAATTATTGAGTGTAATTGGCGTTCTATTGAACCAGCGCCTGAAAGTGCCGGCAAGAATGTATTTGTTACGGGTATCGCTCGATTTGAAGATCACATTGTGCAAATGCTCGATGTCGAGCTGTTGCTCTCAAAAATTTATCCTCAGTATGAATCTGCTTCGATTCCAATCGTTACCGATGTAGAACGTGAGCGTTTAAAGCAGATGAATATTTTATTGGTTGATGACTCAACTATCGCACGTAAACAGCTATCCGATGCCCTTGATAGCATTAATATTAGCTACCAAATGTCGCATAATGGTATGGATGCTCTAGAGCGAATGCGCAAAGCCGCTGCTGATGGCCAAGCCTTTGATTTACTGGTTAGTGACATTGAAATGCCGGGTCTTGATGGTTACGAACTGGCATTTGAAGTACAAAATGATAAAGCGCTAAACCACTGTTACCGTATTCTCCATACCTCTTTATCAAGTGAAATCTCGGTTGATCGCGCCCATCAGGTTGGCGCACATGATGCACTTGAGAAATTTAATGCGGCAGAACTGGTTAAGGCGATGCTTATTGGCGCGAAAACCATCAATGATCAGATGATGGCTTGA
- the ppiC gene encoding peptidylprolyl isomerase PpiC, translating into MANTAAALHILVKHKEQAEDIIKQLKKGAKFQTLARKYSTCPSGKKGGDLGEFRRGQMVPQFDKVCFSGETLVPHLVKTKFGWHVVKVLYRT; encoded by the coding sequence ATGGCGAACACCGCAGCAGCACTTCACATCTTGGTCAAGCACAAAGAGCAGGCTGAAGACATTATTAAGCAACTAAAAAAGGGCGCAAAATTTCAAACGTTAGCGCGCAAATACTCGACTTGTCCATCAGGCAAAAAGGGCGGTGATTTAGGTGAGTTTAGACGCGGCCAAATGGTTCCACAATTTGATAAAGTCTGTTTCTCGGGTGAAACATTAGTTCCGCATCTTGTAAAAACTAAATTTGGTTGGCACGTTGTGAAGGTGCTATATCGAACATAA
- a CDS encoding methyl-accepting chemotaxis protein encodes MNSASLNSVLINQLAERFNLAVTIGDEEMLEANRNTVEQIVRNFQLQQKLQPTLSSQVNQLEREINVYFESAYKVAFGMIEGDINLQQAAKLAADNSVMLERITTAMDDFSIARQADFETSVATLEANNSQAQALMLILGGLALSLISVMSFFVVRGIRADLGSITDKMHDIAKGEGDLTVRLVHDKKDELRDLVDSFNAFVEKLQNNVTNTIQNVSQLDMISNSLVDSSRSTSALTVKQNRSIEEVSDSLGQLFAAARNIAQNANDASTSAMSASEQASHGEEQVKSTITAVQELTNDVRNASEVVQQLDQNTQSAGSILDAISAIAEQTNLLALNAAIEAARAGEQGRGFAVVADEVRTLASRTQTSTQEIQTVLHQLQEQTKTAAAIIAESAAKAEECVDKSLVAEQSLIRITSDVAEISQRNEVIAAATEEQQQTSSTIESFVDDIRHMAQGTAASVGELDQVANDINNITANLSELTGHFKVG; translated from the coding sequence ATGAACTCGGCATCATTGAACAGTGTTCTCATCAATCAGCTCGCTGAGCGTTTTAATCTCGCCGTTACTATTGGTGATGAAGAGATGCTTGAGGCGAACCGCAATACTGTTGAACAAATTGTGCGTAATTTCCAGTTGCAGCAAAAACTGCAACCAACACTGTCTTCTCAAGTAAATCAGCTAGAGCGTGAAATTAACGTCTATTTCGAGTCAGCCTATAAAGTGGCATTTGGTATGATTGAAGGTGATATTAACCTTCAACAAGCGGCAAAGCTTGCAGCTGATAACAGTGTCATGCTTGAACGTATTACTACAGCAATGGACGATTTTTCAATCGCTCGTCAGGCCGATTTTGAAACTTCTGTAGCGACACTAGAAGCAAACAACTCCCAAGCGCAGGCATTGATGCTGATTCTGGGTGGTTTAGCCTTGTCTCTTATTTCTGTCATGAGTTTCTTTGTTGTGCGTGGCATTCGTGCTGACCTCGGTTCAATCACCGACAAAATGCATGATATTGCCAAAGGCGAAGGGGATCTTACTGTACGCCTAGTGCACGACAAGAAAGATGAGTTGCGTGACCTAGTTGACTCATTCAATGCTTTTGTTGAAAAACTACAAAATAACGTGACTAACACGATTCAGAACGTGAGTCAGTTAGATATGATCTCAAACTCATTGGTGGACTCAAGCCGTTCAACCAGTGCGTTAACCGTAAAACAAAACCGTTCAATTGAAGAAGTCTCTGATTCATTAGGTCAGCTTTTTGCGGCAGCACGTAATATCGCCCAAAACGCTAATGATGCCTCCACCTCTGCAATGAGTGCAAGTGAGCAAGCATCTCACGGTGAAGAGCAAGTTAAGAGTACGATTACTGCGGTTCAAGAGCTAACTAACGATGTGCGTAACGCCTCTGAAGTAGTACAGCAGCTCGACCAGAATACCCAGAGCGCGGGCTCAATTCTTGATGCCATCAGTGCGATTGCTGAACAAACCAACCTATTGGCGTTGAATGCAGCGATTGAAGCGGCGCGAGCGGGTGAGCAAGGTCGAGGCTTCGCGGTTGTTGCCGATGAAGTACGTACGCTTGCATCGAGAACTCAAACGTCTACTCAAGAAATTCAAACCGTTCTGCATCAATTGCAAGAACAGACAAAAACTGCCGCTGCGATCATCGCAGAGAGCGCAGCTAAAGCTGAAGAGTGTGTTGATAAATCACTGGTAGCGGAACAGTCATTGATCCGTATTACTTCTGATGTAGCTGAAATCAGCCAACGCAATGAAGTGATTGCCGCTGCAACAGAAGAGCAGCAGCAAACCTCGTCGACCATTGAAAGCTTTGTTGATGATATTCGCCATATGGCTCAAGGCACAGCCGCGAGTGTGGGTGAATTAGATCAAGTTGCAAATGATATTAACAATATCACGGCGAACCTATCTGAATTAACGGGCCACTTTAAAGTCGGTTAA
- a CDS encoding phosphate ABC transporter substrate-binding protein has protein sequence MKKLLTLLATAALAFNATAGMVVIGNSAGVDALSEGDVKKLFMGKKTQLPNGQTAKIIELNDGAEGRLAFHSVSTGRSESQLQSAWSRLVFTGKAEAPIQVADYSAVINAVKSDTNAIGYVDASAVTGDVKVLTQY, from the coding sequence ATGAAAAAACTATTGACTCTTCTTGCAACAGCAGCACTAGCGTTTAATGCAACAGCGGGTATGGTTGTGATTGGCAACAGCGCAGGTGTAGACGCACTGAGCGAAGGCGATGTTAAGAAGCTATTTATGGGTAAGAAGACTCAGCTGCCGAACGGTCAAACAGCAAAAATTATTGAGCTGAATGACGGTGCAGAAGGCCGCCTAGCATTCCACTCGGTTTCAACTGGCCGTAGTGAATCTCAACTGCAGTCTGCTTGGTCTCGCCTCGTGTTTACGGGTAAAGCAGAAGCGCCAATCCAAGTCGCAGATTACTCGGCCGTTATCAACGCGGTGAAGAGCGATACAAACGCGATCGGTTATGTTGATGCATCAGCTGTGACAGGCGATGTAAAAGTGCTGACTCAATACTAA